In Candidatus Hydrogenedentota bacterium, a single window of DNA contains:
- a CDS encoding sugar ABC transporter permease, giving the protein MRVLANAADAVLERIDLLLDRFHRRPGVIAALLLSPSLLVLSVFAFFPLLYAVYISLFDTRRGSFIGAGNYARAWGDPEFWRSIKVTCYYALGTVPLSLAVSFAIAWLLFRVTFARGLFRTLYFLPYVTSAVAAATVWRALLRPQSGLVNLLLDSAGFETQKWLIEPRGILHLLTDGLVPVSFGPSLALCCIIAFDVWHSSGFMIVVFLAGLSSIPRQLEEGARLDGATTWQVVRHVSLPLLSPTIFFLLIVSAIKSFQSFNSFYALVSAPGEDTQNLIVYIYAQFYQNQQIGYGAAIAVVMCAAIVVLTIVQWRVVGRKVHYE; this is encoded by the coding sequence ATGCGCGTACTCGCCAACGCCGCGGACGCTGTACTCGAGCGGATCGACCTGCTTCTCGACCGGTTTCATCGCCGCCCGGGTGTTATCGCGGCGTTGTTGCTGTCGCCATCGTTGCTCGTTTTGAGCGTGTTCGCATTTTTCCCGCTGCTCTACGCCGTGTACATCAGCCTTTTCGATACGCGGCGCGGATCGTTCATCGGCGCGGGGAACTACGCGCGCGCGTGGGGCGATCCCGAATTCTGGCGCAGCATAAAGGTCACGTGCTACTACGCGCTGGGCACTGTTCCGCTTTCGCTCGCTGTCAGTTTCGCAATCGCATGGTTGCTGTTTCGCGTGACGTTCGCGCGCGGTCTGTTTCGCACGCTCTATTTCCTGCCGTACGTGACCTCCGCCGTCGCCGCGGCGACCGTGTGGCGTGCGCTGCTGCGCCCGCAAAGCGGGCTAGTCAACTTGTTGCTCGACTCCGCCGGGTTCGAAACACAAAAGTGGCTCATCGAACCGCGCGGCATTCTGCACCTGCTGACCGACGGTCTCGTGCCGGTGTCGTTCGGACCCAGCCTCGCACTGTGTTGCATCATCGCGTTCGACGTGTGGCACTCGAGCGGGTTCATGATCGTCGTCTTTCTCGCGGGCCTGTCGTCGATCCCGCGCCAGCTCGAGGAAGGCGCGCGGCTCGACGGCGCTACGACGTGGCAAGTCGTGCGCCACGTTTCCTTGCCGTTGCTGTCGCCGACAATATTCTTTCTGCTGATCGTCAGCGCCATCAAATCCTTTCAATCGTTCAACAGCTTCTACGCGCTCGTCAGCGCGCCCGGCGAGGACACGCAAAACCTCATCGTCTACATTTACGCGCAGTTTTACCAGAACCAGCAAATCGGCTACGGCGCCGCGATTGCCGTCGTCATGTGCGCGGCGATCGTGGTGTTGACAATCGTCCAGTGGCGCGTGGTTGGACGAAAGGTCCACTACGAATGA
- a CDS encoding PQQ-binding-like beta-propeller repeat protein produces the protein MSITPLPNSYHYCFYLVLAASAFSASVVLAEDRPQWGETFTRNMVSNETGLPDSFDPATGANVKWSASLGGNAYGSPVIANGCVLIGANNEKPRDPRIDYDCGVLLCLNESDGALRWQLAVPRTGGDDYLDWPMIGMCSEPTVEGDRVYTMTNRFEVVCLDLDGQADGNDGPFVDEGQHMAQDGKPAFEVTPADADIIWLVNLREAVDMYPHDGAHTAILLDGDYLYLNTGNGVDNTHKVVRKPDAPSLIVMDKNTGKVLAKDTEGMGHRIMHATWSSPSLGMVDGKKRIAFGGPDGVCYGFEALPHPAPSDSVQTLALAWKFDCDPTGPKDNRAEYLNNRRESPSVIEGMPVFVGNRVYVTAGGDPWWGKELSWLKCIDTTKTGDITTTGQVWSYEMPTHCVATPAVANGLVFVADCKGIVHCVDAETGQGYWTHDIGGECWGSAFVADGKVYVGSRSKQFWTFAASKEKREIASVKLGAPISATPVAANGVLYVATLDTLYAVK, from the coding sequence ATGAGTATCACGCCGTTGCCAAACTCATACCATTATTGTTTTTACCTTGTGCTGGCAGCCAGCGCCTTTTCCGCGTCAGTGGTCCTGGCCGAGGACCGGCCACAGTGGGGCGAGACGTTTACGCGAAACATGGTGTCGAACGAGACGGGATTGCCGGATTCCTTCGACCCGGCGACGGGCGCGAATGTGAAGTGGTCGGCGTCACTGGGCGGCAATGCCTACGGTTCGCCGGTGATTGCGAACGGTTGCGTGCTGATAGGCGCGAACAATGAGAAACCGCGCGACCCGCGCATCGATTACGATTGCGGCGTGCTCCTTTGCCTGAATGAAAGTGACGGCGCGTTGCGCTGGCAACTCGCCGTGCCGCGGACCGGCGGCGACGATTACCTCGATTGGCCGATGATCGGAATGTGTTCCGAGCCGACGGTCGAAGGCGATCGCGTGTACACGATGACGAACCGATTCGAGGTGGTGTGCCTCGATCTCGACGGGCAGGCGGACGGTAACGACGGGCCGTTTGTGGACGAAGGTCAGCATATGGCGCAGGACGGTAAGCCCGCTTTCGAGGTGACGCCGGCGGACGCTGACATCATTTGGCTGGTGAATCTGCGTGAAGCAGTCGACATGTATCCGCACGACGGCGCGCACACGGCCATCTTGTTGGATGGCGACTACCTCTACCTCAACACGGGCAACGGTGTGGACAATACGCACAAAGTCGTGCGCAAGCCCGACGCGCCAAGCCTCATTGTGATGGACAAGAACACCGGCAAGGTGCTTGCGAAAGACACGGAGGGCATGGGACACCGCATCATGCATGCGACATGGTCGTCTCCGTCTTTGGGCATGGTGGACGGCAAGAAACGAATAGCGTTCGGCGGTCCGGACGGTGTGTGCTACGGGTTTGAGGCCCTCCCCCACCCTGCGCCCTCAGATTCGGTGCAGACGCTGGCGCTCGCGTGGAAATTCGATTGCGACCCCACCGGTCCGAAGGATAACCGCGCCGAGTATTTGAACAACCGCAGGGAAAGTCCCAGTGTCATCGAGGGCATGCCGGTGTTCGTCGGTAACCGCGTGTACGTCACCGCAGGCGGCGACCCGTGGTGGGGCAAGGAATTGTCGTGGCTAAAATGCATCGACACGACGAAAACCGGCGACATCACAACGACGGGGCAGGTGTGGTCGTACGAGATGCCGACGCACTGTGTCGCGACGCCCGCTGTGGCGAACGGGCTGGTGTTTGTCGCGGACTGCAAGGGCATCGTGCATTGCGTGGACGCGGAGACGGGCCAGGGGTATTGGACACACGACATAGGCGGCGAGTGCTGGGGCTCGGCGTTTGTCGCGGACGGCAAGGTGTACGTTGGGTCGCGGAGTAAACAGTTCTGGACCTTCGCCGCGAGCAAAGAGAAGAGGGAAATTGCGTCGGTGAAGCTGGGCGCACCAATTAGCGCGACGCCGGTGGCGGCGAATGGGGTGTTGTATGTGGCGACGCTGGATACGCTGTACGCGGTCAAGTAG
- a CDS encoding carbohydrate ABC transporter permease, which yields MKRAAVYTVLTLGGTVTVFPFLWMLSTSLKTGREASAPEIDLIPQSWQWQNYATALTAAPFGVYFYNTFVVAVTVMACVVVTSLLAGYAFARLPFRGRTILFAFLLATMMVPFEVTLIPNFLLVRDLGWYNTYAALIVPWCASAFSIFLVRQAFLSLPNDYFEAARIDGCGHLRFLAWIAAPLVKPALVTIALFSFLGSYNSLIWPIIVTNSEDMRLIQYGLTVFGGETGVQTNLLMCASTIVILPTVALYFVAQRSFLESALNAGIKG from the coding sequence ATGAAACGCGCCGCCGTCTATACCGTGCTGACGCTCGGCGGGACCGTCACCGTATTTCCATTTCTGTGGATGCTGAGCACCTCACTCAAGACAGGGCGCGAGGCCAGCGCGCCGGAGATCGACCTCATTCCGCAATCATGGCAGTGGCAAAACTACGCGACGGCGCTCACCGCCGCGCCTTTCGGCGTGTATTTCTACAATACGTTTGTCGTCGCGGTGACGGTAATGGCGTGCGTGGTCGTCACGTCGCTGCTCGCCGGATACGCCTTTGCGAGATTGCCGTTCCGCGGGCGCACGATACTGTTCGCGTTTCTACTCGCCACGATGATGGTGCCGTTCGAGGTCACGCTCATTCCCAATTTTCTACTCGTTCGCGATTTGGGCTGGTACAACACCTACGCGGCGCTTATCGTGCCGTGGTGCGCGAGCGCATTCTCGATCTTTCTCGTACGCCAGGCGTTCCTGTCCCTGCCAAACGATTACTTCGAGGCGGCGCGCATCGACGGCTGCGGGCATTTGCGGTTCCTCGCGTGGATTGCCGCGCCGCTCGTAAAGCCCGCGCTGGTGACAATCGCGTTGTTTTCGTTTCTCGGCAGCTACAATTCGCTCATCTGGCCGATCATTGTCACGAACAGCGAGGACATGCGATTGATTCAATACGGGCTCACCGTGTTCGGCGGAGAAACCGGCGTGCAAACTAACTTGCTGATGTGCGCATCCACGATTGTCATACTCCCGACCGTGGCGCTATACTTCGTCGCGCAACGCAGCTTTCTCGAAAGCGCCCTCAACGCCGGCATCAAGGGATAA
- a CDS encoding 3-deoxy-D-manno-octulosonic acid transferase, with the protein MGELNTARPVIGALRDRFPDVPVVLTVSTTAAWRLASQDSAGAALAWFPIDQRGVVARFVDRLKPRALLLMETEIWPNVVRETERRGVPVVVANARLSDKHFARYRRYGDFFHGVFSRIAAVAAQHQTYAERFTALGVGSERVTITGNIKFDNVTMTIDSERLSALRSACGLGTHDPVIVFGSTRPGDEALAARCWNEWKDQFPGIRLVVAPRHLERLTEALAPFEEPVALRSALVAGNRSANERVLFVDTLGELVDFYALGTVAIVGGSFFPGVNGHNPLEPAALGVPTVFGPYMSNFIDPAEVLVAARGAVQVIDPQELARVVTALLRDPARREALASAARDAVEKNKGALARTMHVVDGVMLKCAQPA; encoded by the coding sequence GTGGGCGAACTAAATACGGCGCGGCCCGTCATAGGCGCATTGCGGGACCGATTTCCAGATGTGCCCGTTGTGCTTACAGTGAGCACAACGGCGGCCTGGAGGCTCGCCTCCCAGGATTCTGCGGGTGCGGCGCTTGCCTGGTTCCCCATCGATCAGCGCGGCGTGGTCGCCCGGTTCGTTGATCGCTTGAAACCCCGCGCACTACTCCTCATGGAGACGGAAATCTGGCCCAATGTCGTTCGCGAGACCGAGCGGCGCGGCGTACCGGTGGTCGTCGCGAATGCGCGCCTCAGCGACAAACATTTTGCCCGATACCGGCGCTATGGTGACTTCTTCCACGGCGTGTTCTCGCGAATCGCGGCCGTTGCCGCGCAGCATCAAACCTACGCCGAACGGTTCACTGCCCTCGGCGTCGGCTCGGAACGCGTCACAATCACCGGAAATATCAAGTTCGACAACGTTACCATGACCATTGATTCGGAGAGACTCTCCGCGCTCCGCTCGGCATGTGGCCTGGGGACGCACGATCCGGTCATCGTATTCGGCAGCACGCGCCCCGGCGACGAGGCACTTGCCGCGCGGTGTTGGAACGAATGGAAGGACCAATTCCCCGGCATCCGGCTCGTCGTCGCGCCGCGCCACCTCGAGCGGCTCACAGAGGCGCTCGCGCCGTTCGAGGAGCCGGTCGCGCTGCGCAGCGCGCTCGTCGCCGGCAACCGGAGCGCGAACGAGCGCGTGCTCTTCGTGGACACACTCGGCGAACTGGTTGACTTCTATGCCTTGGGCACCGTGGCGATTGTGGGAGGCAGCTTCTTTCCGGGCGTGAACGGGCACAATCCACTCGAGCCCGCGGCGCTCGGTGTGCCAACCGTCTTCGGGCCGTACATGAGCAACTTCATTGACCCCGCCGAGGTGTTGGTAGCGGCGCGCGGAGCCGTGCAGGTCATCGATCCCCAGGAATTGGCGCGCGTGGTCACCGCGCTCCTTCGCGACCCTGCGCGGCGCGAAGCCCTGGCGTCGGCCGCCCGGGACGCCGTGGAAAAGAACAAGGGCGCGCTCGCGCGCACGATGCACGTTGTGGACGGCGTCATGTTGAAGTGCGCGCAGCCGGCGTAA
- the dnaX gene encoding DNA polymerase III subunit gamma/tau, whose amino-acid sequence MAKDPYLVLARKWRPQRFEDVVGQEHITRTIQNSITSGRIGHAFLFIGSRGIGKTTTARVLAKALNCEKAKGPTPSPCGACDNCKTIAAGTNIDVLEIDGASNNSVDDVRQIRENVRLVPSRSRYKIYVIDEVHQLSGSAFNALLKTLEEPPEHAVFILATTEAHKVPATIVSRCQRYDFRRVGMDSLNKLLRQILDEEKIKCSDEALYAIARAADGGIRDAESILEQLISYCGKTITFKDVFDVLGLVDWKQLERVCTALLDKDVAELLKVVEDIVASGKDLSQFVQDILQYFRNLLVCKTADARALLALPDDEIAKMQSMAERFTLTTLIRLVEQFAELAKDFDSQLAQRIALESLLIRLSRVTVEVSVDAVLEKLVALGAGGIAPPRPLTVSAPAVRAREESNPAYEERNGGNGETAKRPRKAAVTQDNMARVWQLVAQTASEHSLNLGIALGHGVPTAIEDNTLVVQFAAVHARSKAWVEQAENLELVRGVLQRMTQNIAALRIDAALDESPIESIETRPSRHVYGTVNPEEAQAALADPHVAKVIDVFRGRIVDIRRGARTADA is encoded by the coding sequence ATGGCCAAAGACCCATATCTCGTGCTTGCGCGGAAGTGGCGTCCGCAGCGCTTTGAGGACGTGGTCGGCCAGGAGCACATCACCCGCACCATTCAGAATTCCATCACCTCCGGCCGGATTGGCCATGCGTTCTTGTTCATTGGTTCGCGCGGGATTGGCAAGACGACGACGGCGCGGGTATTGGCCAAGGCGCTGAACTGCGAAAAGGCAAAAGGCCCCACCCCATCGCCGTGCGGGGCGTGCGACAACTGCAAGACGATAGCGGCGGGCACAAACATCGACGTGCTCGAGATCGACGGGGCGTCAAACAACAGCGTCGACGACGTGCGCCAGATTCGCGAGAACGTGCGGCTGGTGCCATCGCGTTCGCGCTACAAGATTTACGTTATCGACGAAGTGCACCAGCTTTCCGGGAGCGCGTTCAATGCGTTGTTGAAGACGCTCGAAGAACCGCCGGAACACGCAGTCTTCATTCTGGCGACGACCGAGGCGCACAAGGTCCCCGCGACCATCGTGTCGCGATGCCAGCGGTACGATTTCCGCCGCGTGGGCATGGACAGTCTCAACAAACTGCTGCGCCAGATTCTCGACGAGGAAAAGATCAAATGCAGCGACGAGGCGCTGTACGCGATCGCGCGCGCGGCGGACGGCGGCATCCGCGACGCGGAGAGCATTCTCGAGCAACTCATCTCGTACTGCGGAAAGACGATCACGTTCAAGGACGTGTTTGACGTGCTTGGGCTGGTGGATTGGAAGCAGTTGGAGCGCGTCTGTACGGCACTGCTCGATAAAGACGTGGCGGAACTTCTGAAGGTCGTCGAGGATATTGTCGCCAGCGGCAAAGACCTGTCGCAGTTCGTTCAGGACATTTTGCAGTATTTCCGCAATTTGCTCGTCTGCAAGACAGCGGATGCACGAGCGCTGCTCGCGCTGCCGGACGATGAGATCGCGAAGATGCAGTCCATGGCCGAACGGTTCACGTTGACGACCTTGATTCGTCTGGTGGAACAATTCGCGGAACTTGCGAAGGATTTCGATTCGCAACTTGCGCAGCGGATCGCGCTCGAATCGTTGCTGATTCGGTTGTCGCGGGTGACGGTCGAGGTATCGGTCGACGCCGTGCTGGAGAAGCTTGTTGCGCTGGGCGCGGGAGGTATCGCCCCCCCACGCCCTTTAACGGTTAGCGCGCCGGCCGTCCGCGCGCGCGAAGAATCGAATCCCGCTTACGAGGAACGAAACGGCGGCAACGGCGAGACTGCGAAACGCCCGCGTAAAGCGGCTGTGACGCAGGACAACATGGCGCGCGTGTGGCAATTGGTCGCGCAGACCGCAAGCGAGCATAGCCTTAATCTCGGCATTGCGCTCGGTCATGGTGTGCCGACGGCAATCGAGGACAACACACTGGTCGTGCAATTCGCGGCCGTCCACGCGCGATCGAAGGCGTGGGTGGAACAGGCCGAGAACCTGGAACTGGTCCGTGGTGTCCTACAGCGCATGACACAGAACATCGCGGCGCTCCGGATTGACGCCGCGCTCGATGAAAGTCCGATTGAGTCAATCGAGACGCGCCCTTCGCGCCACGTATATGGTACCGTGAACCCGGAGGAGGCGCAGGCGGCGCTGGCGGACCCGCACGTCGCCAAGGTTATCGACGTGTTTCGCGGGCGTATCGTGGACATTCGGCGCGGCGCACGGACGGCGGATGCGTAA
- the rpmH gene encoding 50S ribosomal protein L34, translating to MFWALAGARAGRLRRERRRCKESAVKRTYQPSKLKRKRNHGFLKRMATATGRNVIKRRRAKGRKSLSA from the coding sequence ATGTTTTGGGCGTTGGCTGGCGCCCGCGCTGGTCGGTTGAGGCGCGAGAGGCGTCGTTGTAAGGAGAGTGCTGTGAAGAGGACCTATCAACCATCGAAATTGAAGCGGAAGCGGAACCACGGCTTCTTGAAGCGTATGGCAACGGCGACGGGCAGAAACGTCATCAAGCGCCGCCGCGCCAAGGGCCGGAAGAGTCTATCCGCGTAA
- a CDS encoding LysM peptidoglycan-binding domain-containing protein, which translates to MEVYIRKRRSGAPFEVIAALVAGLAIGFGASYFIFGGDSEPAPPIDSEIAAVPPATTEPTTPPSEEPNGASEAEPSAPPADEPAPAPQEQPAELAKLEDVWPARHLFIAVKGEKLDTNTKEMLAELKPGGVVLRSENIKVKNQLIDLVAEIKAAVGLGTTIDSLPLIAVAQEGGTLNLLNLKEAPAAAKIGEARDLGGAKKAGEDLAESCVERGIGVLLGPVLDIYGENASKEMRARCFGDNHQDVAAIGLAYADGAVGGGVLPVVKHFPGMGTLKGDTQKSLATLTDDQDRMAQIIFPFAEAARCNVPGILVGHVVAPTVDNETKPVAAASLSPKFIKGLLRDKFTYPGVILADDVNKGAVSSKSFPAEKATVAALAAGNDAVLMLNPDIEKIKFVCATIEIAATEGALDRAALSESKKRLDAWQSALKTPHAGLDGPLPQLAPTEAAVADAGEPAAEPAPAGAEIEYTVVGGDSLSKVANKFTVTADQIREWNNLKSDNLFVGQKLKITTASPDAAPATPAAPSEQPPAPPTEPAPAEPAPADAAAIQPPSEEPSVQPPANSKAIEHVVKGGEFLSSIATKYKVTYQDIMTWNHMNDTKLSEGQKLTIYVPADAATPSDANAPAPAEAAPAPTADASPAPAEQAAAPDTEITYSVKKGDNLANIASKYGVTADDIRGWNGIEGNRIDVDQQLKIRPKKIPAE; encoded by the coding sequence GTGGAAGTCTATATTCGCAAACGTAGAAGCGGCGCGCCGTTCGAAGTAATTGCGGCATTGGTTGCCGGCCTTGCGATAGGGTTCGGCGCGAGTTACTTCATCTTCGGCGGTGACAGCGAGCCCGCGCCGCCGATCGACTCGGAGATCGCGGCCGTGCCGCCGGCAACGACCGAGCCCACAACGCCTCCCTCGGAAGAGCCAAACGGGGCATCGGAAGCGGAACCAAGCGCGCCGCCGGCAGACGAACCCGCGCCCGCGCCGCAGGAACAACCCGCCGAACTGGCCAAACTCGAGGACGTGTGGCCCGCGCGGCACCTGTTTATCGCCGTGAAGGGAGAGAAACTCGACACCAACACGAAAGAAATGCTTGCCGAGTTAAAACCGGGCGGCGTGGTGTTGCGCAGCGAAAACATCAAGGTCAAGAACCAGCTCATCGACCTCGTGGCCGAAATCAAAGCAGCCGTCGGGTTGGGTACGACAATCGATTCGTTGCCGCTGATTGCGGTCGCGCAGGAAGGCGGCACGCTCAACTTGCTGAATCTAAAGGAGGCGCCGGCGGCGGCGAAGATAGGCGAGGCCAGGGACCTCGGCGGTGCGAAAAAGGCAGGCGAGGACCTTGCTGAATCGTGCGTCGAACGGGGTATCGGAGTTCTTCTCGGGCCGGTGTTGGACATCTACGGCGAGAATGCGTCGAAGGAGATGCGGGCACGGTGCTTCGGCGACAATCATCAGGACGTGGCGGCAATCGGATTGGCCTACGCGGACGGCGCGGTGGGCGGGGGAGTCCTTCCCGTCGTAAAGCATTTCCCGGGCATGGGAACGCTCAAGGGCGACACGCAGAAATCGCTGGCGACGCTCACCGACGATCAGGACCGTATGGCGCAGATCATCTTCCCGTTCGCGGAGGCCGCGCGCTGCAACGTTCCCGGGATACTCGTCGGGCACGTGGTTGCGCCGACGGTCGACAACGAAACGAAGCCTGTCGCCGCGGCATCGCTGTCGCCGAAGTTCATCAAGGGCCTCCTGCGCGACAAGTTCACCTATCCGGGCGTCATTCTGGCGGACGACGTGAACAAGGGTGCGGTATCCTCGAAGTCGTTCCCCGCCGAGAAGGCCACGGTCGCCGCCTTGGCCGCGGGCAACGACGCGGTATTAATGCTCAATCCCGATATCGAGAAGATCAAATTCGTCTGCGCCACGATTGAGATTGCCGCTACGGAAGGCGCGCTTGACCGCGCCGCGTTGAGCGAGAGCAAGAAGCGGCTCGACGCATGGCAGTCCGCGCTCAAGACACCACACGCGGGCCTTGACGGGCCGCTGCCGCAGTTGGCGCCGACGGAGGCGGCGGTCGCAGATGCGGGCGAACCCGCCGCAGAACCCGCACCGGCAGGCGCCGAGATCGAGTACACGGTAGTCGGCGGGGATAGCCTGTCGAAGGTGGCAAACAAGTTCACGGTGACCGCGGACCAGATTCGCGAGTGGAACAACCTGAAGAGCGACAATCTGTTCGTCGGGCAAAAGCTGAAGATAACGACGGCATCACCTGACGCGGCCCCCGCTACGCCGGCGGCGCCATCCGAACAACCGCCCGCTCCGCCAACTGAGCCCGCGCCCGCCGAGCCGGCACCCGCGGATGCCGCCGCCATCCAACCGCCGAGCGAGGAGCCGTCCGTCCAGCCGCCCGCGAATTCCAAGGCGATTGAACACGTGGTGAAAGGCGGCGAATTCCTGTCCTCCATCGCTACGAAGTACAAGGTCACGTATCAGGACATCATGACGTGGAACCACATGAACGACACCAAGTTGAGCGAGGGGCAGAAGCTTACAATATACGTGCCCGCGGATGCGGCAACGCCGAGCGATGCAAACGCGCCCGCGCCGGCCGAAGCCGCGCCGGCGCCGACGGCAGACGCATCACCGGCGCCCGCCGAACAGGCGGCCGCACCCGATACGGAGATTACGTATTCGGTGAAGAAGGGCGATAACCTGGCGAATATTGCTTCGAAGTACGGAGTGACTGCGGACGACATTCGCGGCTGGAACGGAATCGAGGGCAACCGCATCGATGTCGATCAGCAGTTGAAGATTCGTCCGAAGAAGATACCCGCGGAATAG
- a CDS encoding ABC transporter substrate-binding protein — protein MRPSSLAALFVIALLSCTPRDTSAPQSPANGEGRSKTFKPIDPGFAVCWDRNTLETAKLLDTIAGEFNAMQQGGVPIKLEYLGNYGDIFRKVSLSIQARELPATAVGYEPMTSEYIVAGAALPLDDYIADPETGLKAEELADFYPSVLDTNRFPQFGNKMYSFPFCKSVLMMYYNKRVLRAAGFDAPPQTWDEFLEQCRSIKAKAGKQAYAINVDCSTVEGFIYSMGGDVVNGTVTAFDQPNALAAFQLFDTLVREGLAYQAPPGTYDDREDFAHDRTAFFFRPSSHRPDAAALMAATPDDWGMTRIPQRDVNSPRTALYGPNICVFRTSELHQKSAWGFIRHFTSPEVSVRWAIATGYLPIRKSAASDPDMLAFWEKWPQDRAAFDCLAFARSQPNLVGWQQVRTLVERALTAVLTGLKSPDQAVADLKREADKVLAAQ, from the coding sequence GTGCGCCCCTCTTCGCTTGCAGCCCTGTTCGTTATCGCCCTCCTCTCGTGCACCCCGCGCGATACGTCCGCTCCGCAATCGCCCGCGAACGGCGAGGGAAGATCGAAGACGTTCAAGCCTATTGACCCCGGCTTCGCAGTGTGTTGGGACCGCAACACGCTCGAAACGGCGAAGCTGCTTGATACGATTGCGGGCGAATTCAACGCAATGCAGCAGGGTGGCGTGCCGATTAAACTCGAATACCTCGGCAATTACGGCGACATCTTCCGAAAAGTCTCGCTGAGCATCCAGGCGCGCGAACTTCCAGCCACCGCCGTCGGGTATGAGCCGATGACATCCGAGTACATCGTCGCCGGCGCGGCGCTGCCGCTTGACGACTACATCGCCGATCCGGAGACGGGATTGAAGGCGGAGGAATTGGCAGACTTTTACCCCAGCGTACTCGATACCAACCGGTTCCCGCAGTTCGGAAACAAGATGTACTCGTTCCCGTTCTGCAAGAGCGTGCTCATGATGTACTACAACAAGCGCGTCCTTCGCGCGGCGGGATTCGACGCGCCGCCGCAAACGTGGGACGAATTCCTCGAACAATGCCGTTCGATCAAGGCGAAGGCCGGTAAACAGGCCTACGCTATCAACGTCGATTGCTCGACCGTCGAGGGGTTCATCTACAGCATGGGCGGCGACGTGGTGAACGGCACAGTCACCGCGTTTGACCAGCCGAACGCGCTCGCTGCGTTCCAGTTGTTCGACACGCTCGTCAGGGAAGGCCTCGCATACCAGGCCCCACCCGGCACCTACGATGACCGGGAGGACTTCGCGCACGACCGCACCGCGTTCTTCTTCCGCCCGAGTTCCCACCGGCCAGACGCCGCCGCGCTCATGGCCGCCACCCCGGATGACTGGGGAATGACGCGGATTCCGCAGCGCGACGTAAACAGCCCGCGCACGGCGCTGTACGGTCCGAACATCTGCGTATTCCGCACGTCGGAGCTGCACCAGAAATCGGCTTGGGGATTCATCCGCCACTTCACATCGCCGGAGGTATCCGTGCGCTGGGCAATCGCTACGGGCTATCTACCGATTCGCAAGTCCGCCGCTTCAGACCCGGATATGCTGGCGTTCTGGGAGAAGTGGCCCCAAGATCGCGCCGCGTTTGACTGCCTCGCGTTTGCGCGTTCGCAGCCGAACCTCGTGGGGTGGCAGCAGGTGCGAACACTCGTCGAACGCGCGCTGACGGCGGTGCTCACTGGGCTCAAATCGCCCGATCAGGCCGTTGCCGACCTCAAGCGCGAAGCGGACAAAGTGCTCGCCGCGCAGTAG